One Candidatus Omnitrophota bacterium genomic region harbors:
- a CDS encoding head decoration protein: MALESNVQSEGVYPADVVKWEADQRYTREKITLKGTEDDELEVGQILEEDEYGDYVTLATAANAAAILLENVTIPAAAEIETIALIRGPAIVTDEHLAYNEEDSATVNAALLNLGIKVESALTWVEQTT, from the coding sequence ATGGCGTTGGAAAGTAATGTTCAAAGTGAGGGTGTTTACCCTGCTGATGTTGTGAAGTGGGAAGCCGATCAGCGGTATACCAGGGAGAAGATCACCCTAAAGGGTACGGAAGATGATGAACTAGAAGTAGGGCAAATCCTTGAAGAGGATGAATATGGGGATTATGTCACGTTAGCTACTGCCGCTAACGCTGCTGCGATTCTATTAGAGAATGTCACTATTCCCGCCGCTGCGGAGATTGAGACTATTGCCCTAATTAGAGGACCAGCAATCGTCACGGATGAACACTTGGCGTATAATGAGGAAGATTCGGCAACAGTAAATGCCGCTCTTCTCAATCTTGGCATTAAGGTTGAAAGCGCCCTTACTTGGGTTGAGCAAACAACCTAA
- a CDS encoding major capsid protein — MPNILDVFSGDAFNAINMTLAINKLPVVPGRIGSMGLFTEQGVSTTVVVLEERDGIIALVPTQPRGGPTNYGRGEKRKARSFQVPHIPLDDAILANDIQNVRKFGSNDELEGIYSAVNDKLMALKRSLDATVEYHMAGALQGNILDADGSSVIYNLFTVFDLTETEVDFILNNSNTNVGQKCIDVKREIESALGGTPMSGVHALCGKDWWDAFVAHDDVKDAWARYQDGAFFRVDNRAGFEFKGILFEEYNYSVGDITYIPTDEARFFPEGVPGLFMRFNAPGDFIEAANTIGLPYYAKQEIMKFGRGVEITTEVNPLCICTRPQCLVKGVLDDTTQ, encoded by the coding sequence ATGCCGAATATTTTGGACGTATTTAGTGGAGATGCCTTTAATGCAATCAATATGACGCTGGCAATCAATAAATTGCCCGTTGTCCCTGGCAGAATTGGTAGTATGGGTCTGTTCACTGAACAGGGTGTATCCACTACAGTTGTGGTGCTAGAAGAGCGGGATGGAATTATCGCTCTAGTGCCAACACAACCCAGGGGTGGTCCTACCAATTATGGTAGGGGAGAAAAGAGAAAAGCACGGTCATTTCAAGTCCCGCACATCCCCTTGGATGATGCTATCTTGGCAAATGACATCCAGAACGTGCGGAAGTTTGGTTCTAATGACGAATTAGAGGGTATTTACTCCGCTGTAAATGACAAGCTAATGGCATTAAAGCGTTCTCTTGATGCTACAGTCGAATATCATATGGCGGGAGCACTCCAAGGGAATATCCTAGATGCCGATGGTAGTTCAGTCATTTACAATCTGTTTACTGTTTTCGACCTAACGGAAACAGAAGTCGATTTTATCTTGAACAACTCCAATACAAACGTCGGGCAAAAGTGCATCGACGTTAAAAGGGAGATTGAATCCGCTTTGGGTGGAACACCTATGAGTGGTGTTCATGCTCTATGCGGAAAGGATTGGTGGGATGCCTTTGTTGCTCACGATGACGTGAAAGATGCTTGGGCAAGGTATCAAGATGGTGCCTTTTTCCGCGTAGACAACAGGGCTGGTTTTGAGTTTAAGGGTATTCTCTTTGAGGAATACAACTATTCGGTGGGGGATATTACCTATATTCCTACCGATGAAGCCCGTTTCTTCCCGGAGGGTGTTCCTGGGCTCTTTATGAGATTTAATGCCCCAGGTGATTTTATTGAGGCTGCAAATACCATTGGTTTGCCCTATTATGCCAAACAAGAGATAATGAAGTTTGGCAGGGGTGTTGAAATCACTACTGAAGTAAACCCATTGTGTATTTGCACTAGGCCACAGTGTCTTGTTAAGGGTGTCTTGGATGATACCACGCAGTAG